In Chitinibacter sp. FCG-7, the genomic stretch TCCATTACATCTCTGCCTTGCAAGGTAAAGGGGTGGGTGATTTGTTTGGTTCTATCCATCAGGCCTACGATGCAGCAATGATCAAGATTCCAACGCCAAAACTGACTCGTGCGCTGCAGTTGGCGATGGAACGTCAGCAACCGCCGATTGCCGGTAAAATTCGCCCTAAAATGCGTTATGCCCACCAAGGCGGCAGCAATCCACCTGTGGTCGTTATTCATGGCAATGCCTTGGAGGCTGTGCCGGCATCCTACTGGCGATACCTTGAACATTTCTTTATGAAAACGTTCAAATTGCAAGGAACGCCGCTGCGTGTGCAATTCAAAAAAGCAGGCAATCCATTCGAGGGCAAAGCGCCACCCAAATTGAATCGCCGCGGTAATAAGTAACATTGCTGATTGTAAGCTGTTGAAATTTGTACTATAAGCGTAAGATGTTTTGACTCAAGCCGTATAGACGGATACACAATAACAAACCGGAGAATAAAATGAGTGCTAAGGGGCAAATGTTGCAAGATCCTTTTTTGAACATCTTGCGCAAAGAGCATGTGCCAGTGTCAATTTACCTGGTCAATGGCATCAAGCTGCAAGGGCAGATCGAATCATTTGATCAGTATGTTGTTTTGCTGCGTAATACCGTCACGCAAATGGTTTACAAACACGCCATTTCAACCGTGGTGCCTTCACGTTCGGTGAATGTGCCGCATGACAATCCGGCTGCTGCAGCAACTGAGAACTGATCATTCTTTGATTGGGTAATTTCTGAACCCCGAAAGATCTGATCTTTCGGGGTTTTTTCTTCTTGGATTTGGCCATTTGATCCCCACCTAATGATCTGATTATTTCTAACCGAGGTCTGCATGTTTGAACGCCATCAAGGCGGTGATGAGGCAATACTGGTTTGCCTCGATTTTGGCGAGCCCGATTACCGCGATGGTGTCGATGAGTTCGTTGAGTTGGTAAAGTCTGCTGGGGTAAAGCCTTTGCAGATTATTGAAGGTAAACGCCAGCGCCCGGATGCTGCGTATTTTGCTGGTAGCGGTAAAGCCGACGAGATTGCCCAGGCTGTTGCCGAACACCAGGCGCAGCTGGTGATTTTCAATCACCAGTTATCACCAGCTCAAGAACGAAATCTGGAAAAAAAGGCGCAATGCCGGGTGCTGGATCGCACGACGTTGATTCTGGATATTTTCGCCCAGCGCGCGCGTACCGCAGAGGGTAAATTGCAGGTGGAGCTGGCTCAACTGGCGCATATCCAGACTCGATTGATTCGCGGCTGGACTCACCTGGAACGTCAGAAAGGCGGGGTGGGCTTGCGTGGCCCGGGCGAATCGCAGCTGGAGACTGACCGCCGCCTGATTGGTGTGCGGGTAAAGCGGCTAAAAGATCAGCTGACTGTTGTGCAAAAGCAAAGGGCAACCCAGCGCAAGGCGCGGGATAGGAATGGGCAATTTACCGTTTCGATTGTTGGTTATACCAATGCAGGCAAATCAACGCTGTTTAATGCATTAACCAAAGCCAAAATTTATGTGGCAGATCAATTGTTTGCCACGCTTGATACCACCAGCCGCAAATTGTATCTGGATGCCGAAAATTCGATTGTTTTATCCGATACGGTCGGATTTATCCGGCAATTGCCGCATACCCTAGTGGCGGCATTTCGCGCGACTTTGGAAGAAACGATCAATGCCGATTTATTGCTGCACGTTGTTGATATCAACCATCCAATGCGTGATTTGCAAATTGCCGAAGTAAACAAGGTGCTCGCTGAAATTGGTGCGGAACGTATTCCACAGCTGATGGTCTTTAACAAGATTGATCAAAAGGCATTGCCGCCCGAAGTGGTGCGTGATGAATATGGTAAAATCAGCACAGTTAAATTAAGCGCCATTGAAGGCAATGGACTTGATTTGCTACGCGCAGCGTTGATTGAAGCAATAAGCCAATCACAAAAGGAAGAATAAATGAGTCAGAATGACCCGCAATGGGGTGGTGGCCGTAAAGGTAATAATGGCGGCCCACCTGATTTAGAAGAAATTTTCCGTTCAATTACCGACAAAATAAATCGCTTGTTTGGTGGCAAACCAACATCTGGC encodes the following:
- the hflX gene encoding GTPase HflX, which gives rise to MFERHQGGDEAILVCLDFGEPDYRDGVDEFVELVKSAGVKPLQIIEGKRQRPDAAYFAGSGKADEIAQAVAEHQAQLVIFNHQLSPAQERNLEKKAQCRVLDRTTLILDIFAQRARTAEGKLQVELAQLAHIQTRLIRGWTHLERQKGGVGLRGPGESQLETDRRLIGVRVKRLKDQLTVVQKQRATQRKARDRNGQFTVSIVGYTNAGKSTLFNALTKAKIYVADQLFATLDTTSRKLYLDAENSIVLSDTVGFIRQLPHTLVAAFRATLEETINADLLLHVVDINHPMRDLQIAEVNKVLAEIGAERIPQLMVFNKIDQKALPPEVVRDEYGKISTVKLSAIEGNGLDLLRAALIEAISQSQKEE
- the hfq gene encoding RNA chaperone Hfq — its product is MSAKGQMLQDPFLNILRKEHVPVSIYLVNGIKLQGQIESFDQYVVLLRNTVTQMVYKHAISTVVPSRSVNVPHDNPAAAATEN